The DNA sequence AGGACAAGGTTCTTCGCGTAACGGTCGTGATTCAGAATCCAAAAGACTCGGGATCAAAGTGGGCGCAGGACAAATTATTAAAACCGGTAATATTATCGTTCGTCAGCGTGGTACACGTTGGCATCCAGGTAAGAACGTAGGTCGCGGTACTGATGACACACTCTTCGCTTTAGCTGACGGTGTTGTTACTTTCCGTAAGACTAATCGTACCGTGGTCTCTATTGAGACAGGCGTATAAAAGACGGAACTTTTTTTGTTGATAAATGCCGCCCGGGGACCTTTCCGCGCGGCATTTTTTTTTACTAGGATGAAATTTTATGTTTGTTGATCGTGTAGTTATTCAGCTCTCCGCAGGAAAAGGCGGCAATGGTGTCGTAGCCTGGCGTAGAGAGAAATATAT is a window from the Parachlamydiales bacterium genome containing:
- the rpmA gene encoding 50S ribosomal protein L27, producing MAHKKGQGSSRNGRDSESKRLGIKVGAGQIIKTGNIIVRQRGTRWHPGKNVGRGTDDTLFALADGVVTFRKTNRTVVSIETGV